DNA sequence from the Nocardia sp. BMG111209 genome:
GCCGCGCAGATGGCGGGCACTTTCCAGCGGCATTCCCGCGGCCGGCTGCTGCTGAACGTGGTGACCGGCGGCGAGCCGCACGAGCAGCGCGCCTACGGCGACTTCCTGTCCAAGGAGCAGCGTTACGAGCGCACCGGCGAATTCCTGCACGTGGTGCGCGAACTCTGGCGGTCGCACGATCCGATCTCGTTCCGGGGCAAGCACATCCAGGTCGAGAACGCGCTGCTGAACAACCGGCCCGATCCGCTGCCGCCGATCTTCTTCGGCGGCTCCTCCGGCCCGGCGGGCCCGGTCGCGGCCCGGTACGCCGACGCCTATCTCACCTGGGGCGAACCGCTGTTCGCGGTGAGCAAGAAGCTGGAGTGGATTCGCGGGCTGGCCGTCGACAACGGCCGGGTGCTCGACTACGGGCTGCGCATCCACGTGATCTCCCGCGACACCTCGGAACAGGCCTGGGCGGAGGCGGATCGGCTGTTGCAGGCGGTCGACCCCGCGGATATCGAACGGGTGCAGGCGAATCTGGCGCAGAGTGAGTCGGAGGGGCAGCGGCGGATGCTGGAGCTGCACGCCGGCTTCCGAGCGACGGGCTTGGAGGCGGCAGCGAGCGTCACCACGGAAGGCCCCGGGAGGAAGCCCGAAGGGTACAGCTCGACCGAACGGTTGGAGATTGCGCCGAATCTTTGGGCGGGTGTGGGTCTCGTTCGCGGCGGGGCCGGCACCGCGCTGGTCGGTTCGCACGCGGAGGTCGCCGAGCGGCTGATCGAGTACTCGCGGCTGGGCATCAAGCACTTCATCCTCTCCGGGTATCCGCATGTGGAGGAGGCGTACTGGTTCGGTGAGGGCGTGCTGCCGATCCTGCGGCGCAAGGGCCTGTGGAAGCATCCGACGCAGCGTCCGGCGGGACCGGTGTCGACCCCCTTCGCCACCGCGGTGACCGCCTCCAGCAGTTAGTCACGGCCACAACGGCATTCGGCCGCCGATCCGCAGTGTGCGGACCGGCGGCCGAATGCCGTTGCCGTGAAGGGTGATTCACTCCACCGGAGCGGCCGTCGGCAGATTCGCCGGGTCGACCCCGAGCCGCCGCTGCACGACCTTCGGGTACCGGGCCGTGAAGATCGTTGCGATCGTGAAGAATCCGACCTTGCAGACCACCAGCACCGGCACGTTGTGCGGGGCCCAGTGCTGGAGGACGGCCAGCACCACCGCATCGGCGGTGAAGCACAGTGCCCACACCGTCGTGATCACGATGTTGATCCGCCGGAAGACGGCCGTGCTCGCGACGAATTCGTTGACCGAGCGCCGGGCGATGCCGATGGTGAACGGCTGCCCGACGGCCAGTCCCAGCCAGGCCGTGATCGCCAGCCAGCCGATGGCCAGCGAGGTGCCGTAGTGCAGTACGGCCAGATGCGGCGTCACCAGCGTGAGCACGCTGAGCACGACCATGTAGAGCGTGCTGGAGACGTCGAGAATCATGGCGTCCCAGGGGGTTCCCTTGCGGCGATCATCGATCAGCAGTACCACCGCCGCGGCCAGGCCGGACAGCGCCCCGGCGCGCTCGTCGAAGCTGCTGACGACCGCCAGCAGGATCCAGGGGAGGAAGGTCCGGGCGTAGTACTTCAGCATTGTCGTGCCTCTCAGCGCTCGAGCCCTGCGGCCCGACGTTCCATGTTTGACAGGTCGACGGTAGAAGACCACCGACAGACATGTCAATAGTGATATGTCAGCTCTGATCTGTTAAGTTCGGGGTATGAGTTTGCGACACGGTGTCCTGGGCCTGCTGGCCGAACTCGAGCATGCCAGCGGCTACGACCTGATGAAGGTCTTCGATGTATCCCTGGCCGGCGTCTGGCCGGCCACCCAGAGCCAGCTGTACACGGAGCTGGGCAAACTCACCGCCGACGGCCTCATCGAGGTCGCGGCCGAGGGGGCCCGCGGCCGGAAGGAGTATCGGATCACCGAGGCCGGCCGGGAGGAGTTGCGGCACTGGCTCGTCGAGGTCCCGCCACGGCGGCCGGTGCGCGACGAGACGTTACTGCGCATGTTCTTCCTCGGCCAGGTGGAACCGGAACAGGCCCGGAACTACCTGCTGCGCGGCGTCGACTATCTGAACACGCAGCTGGAGAAGCTGGAGACCGACGACCAGAACAACATCAACTGGGGCGACGACAATCTGTCCCATTACGGCCGCATGGTGCTGG
Encoded proteins:
- a CDS encoding LLM class flavin-dependent oxidoreductase, whose translation is MSLSFHWFLPTYGDSRNLMAGGHGTSMAGDRPASLRYLNQVAGAAEENGFEGVLTPTGAWCEDAWLSTAMLVETTETLKFLVAFRPGIISPVLAAQMAGTFQRHSRGRLLLNVVTGGEPHEQRAYGDFLSKEQRYERTGEFLHVVRELWRSHDPISFRGKHIQVENALLNNRPDPLPPIFFGGSSGPAGPVAARYADAYLTWGEPLFAVSKKLEWIRGLAVDNGRVLDYGLRIHVISRDTSEQAWAEADRLLQAVDPADIERVQANLAQSESEGQRRMLELHAGFRATGLEAAASVTTEGPGRKPEGYSSTERLEIAPNLWAGVGLVRGGAGTALVGSHAEVAERLIEYSRLGIKHFILSGYPHVEEAYWFGEGVLPILRRKGLWKHPTQRPAGPVSTPFATAVTASSS
- a CDS encoding PadR family transcriptional regulator, with the translated sequence MSLRHGVLGLLAELEHASGYDLMKVFDVSLAGVWPATQSQLYTELGKLTADGLIEVAAEGARGRKEYRITEAGREELRHWLVEVPPRRPVRDETLLRMFFLGQVEPEQARNYLLRGVDYLNTQLEKLETDDQNNINWGDDNLSHYGRMVLEYGKRYMTLRRDWQAEVADRIAPAAE